Proteins from one Cellulosilyticum lentocellum DSM 5427 genomic window:
- a CDS encoding chloramphenicol acetyltransferase: MNSNFHSIDIKTWPRSQYFYYFTKMLPTGFNLNAEIDVTAAYYALKKQNRKFFPAYLFLTTKLINKEPYFKIAYQNEQLGYYEVLNPSYACFHEDDQTMSNMWTVYDEDFNTFYNNYIEDQKQYGKNHGILAKPEMPPANSFMVGVIPWISFKSYSPIPFGFGEINNFFPILEAGKFYEKDNKLLMPVSMTVHHAIADGYQVSAFFNALQVEMNHPENWMNS, encoded by the coding sequence ATGAATTCAAACTTTCATAGCATAGATATAAAAACATGGCCTAGAAGTCAGTATTTTTATTATTTTACAAAGATGCTTCCAACAGGGTTTAATCTTAATGCTGAAATTGATGTAACAGCTGCGTATTACGCATTAAAAAAACAAAACAGAAAATTTTTTCCAGCATATTTATTTTTAACAACTAAGCTTATTAATAAAGAACCTTATTTTAAGATAGCTTATCAAAATGAGCAATTAGGTTATTATGAAGTACTCAATCCTTCATATGCCTGTTTTCATGAGGATGATCAAACAATGTCTAATATGTGGACGGTATATGATGAAGATTTTAATACTTTTTATAATAACTATATTGAAGATCAAAAACAATATGGAAAAAATCATGGTATTCTAGCTAAACCAGAGATGCCACCAGCCAATAGTTTTATGGTAGGTGTCATTCCGTGGATATCTTTTAAAAGTTATTCACCGATTCCATTTGGTTTTGGAGAGATTAATAACTTTTTTCCGATATTAGAAGCCGGCAAGTTTTATGAAAAAGATAATAAACTTTTAATGCCAGTATCAATGACGGTTCATCATGCTATAGCAGATGGCTATCAGGTAAGTGCATTTTTTAATGCATTACAGGTAGAAATGAATCATCCAGAAAATTGGATGAATAGTTAA
- a CDS encoding radical SAM protein, producing the protein MQGMLEACQLCPRGCRVNRTKGEKGYCRQTSEVMIARAALHLWEEPCLTGENGSGTLFFSGCTLGCVYCQNRSIATSKVGKVISITRLVEIFFELKAQGAHNINLVTGTHFIPQIVEALQLAKDKGLELPIVYNTSGYEKVESLQLLRGYVDIYLPDLKYKDEIFSTRYSYAKDYFEYASKAIAEMVSQVGMPTFDEGTGLMKKGVMVRHLCLPGAAKDTKAILRYLYQTYGDTIYMSIMNQFTPICDLQAYPEINRRLTEREYNHLIDYALDLGIEQAFIQEGETAKESFIPEFDLQGV; encoded by the coding sequence ATGCAGGGAATGTTAGAAGCATGTCAGCTATGTCCTAGAGGGTGCCGAGTGAATAGAACAAAAGGAGAAAAAGGCTATTGTAGACAAACTAGTGAAGTGATGATAGCTAGAGCTGCTTTACATTTATGGGAAGAACCTTGTTTAACGGGTGAAAATGGTTCCGGAACTCTATTTTTTTCTGGATGTACTTTAGGCTGCGTTTATTGTCAAAATCGTTCGATTGCAACCAGTAAAGTAGGTAAGGTCATTTCTATAACTCGTTTAGTAGAAATCTTCTTTGAACTTAAGGCGCAAGGGGCCCATAATATTAATTTAGTAACTGGAACACACTTTATTCCACAAATTGTAGAAGCCTTACAATTAGCCAAAGATAAAGGGCTAGAACTTCCCATTGTTTATAATACCAGTGGATATGAAAAAGTAGAAAGTCTCCAATTGCTAAGAGGTTATGTGGACATCTATTTACCAGATTTAAAATACAAAGATGAAATATTTAGCACTCGTTATTCTTATGCCAAAGATTATTTTGAATATGCAAGTAAGGCTATTGCTGAGATGGTAAGCCAGGTAGGTATGCCTACTTTTGATGAAGGAACAGGACTTATGAAAAAAGGTGTAATGGTGAGGCATTTATGTCTTCCGGGTGCTGCTAAGGATACTAAGGCCATACTACGTTATTTATATCAAACTTATGGGGATACTATTTATATGAGTATCATGAATCAATTTACCCCTATTTGTGACTTGCAGGCTTATCCAGAGATTAACCGCAGGCTCACAGAAAGAGAATATAATCATTTAATAGATTATGCATTAGATTTGGGAATTGAGCAGGCTTTTATTCAAGAAGGTGAAACAGCAAAAGAGAGCTTTATTCCAGAATTTGATTTACAGGGTGTATAA
- a CDS encoding helix-turn-helix domain-containing protein, which translates to MEEKMNELMTQYYVTFDELAVRLGVSKRTLTRKFKGTTDWTYPEMMLLAQIFNIEDPTQFFFQS; encoded by the coding sequence GTGGAAGAAAAAATGAATGAATTAATGACTCAGTATTATGTGACTTTTGATGAGCTAGCTGTAAGATTAGGTGTCAGTAAACGAACTCTGACAAGGAAGTTCAAAGGAACGACAGATTGGACCTACCCAGAAATGATGTTACTGGCTCAAATCTTTAATATAGAAGATCCTACTCAGTTTTTCTTTCAATCATAA
- the zupT gene encoding zinc transporter ZupT, with amino-acid sequence MQNLLFAFCLTLFAGLCTGIGSALAFFTKRTNTKFLSISLGFSAGVMIYVSTIEIFFKAKTSLTNELGIKLGSWVTVASFFGGMLVIALIDKLIPSGENPHDMYKVEDIKSNSSNTNTQLLRMGFFTALAIGIHNFPEGLATFISALQEPSIAIPITVAIALHNIPEGIAVSVPVYYATGDRKKAFLFSFLSGLSEPLGAIIGYLVLMPFMNDLVFGIIFASVAGIMVFISLDELLPSAQKYGQHHLSIYGLVSGMMVMAISLLLFI; translated from the coding sequence ATGCAGAATTTACTGTTTGCTTTTTGCTTAACACTCTTTGCTGGCTTATGTACCGGTATAGGTAGTGCCTTAGCCTTTTTTACTAAAAGAACTAACACTAAATTTCTTTCTATCAGTCTTGGCTTTTCAGCTGGTGTAATGATTTATGTTTCTACTATTGAAATCTTTTTTAAAGCAAAAACCTCTCTTACTAATGAACTTGGTATTAAACTAGGTTCTTGGGTAACGGTGGCTTCCTTTTTTGGTGGTATGTTAGTCATTGCTCTCATCGATAAACTTATCCCAAGTGGTGAAAATCCACATGATATGTATAAAGTAGAGGATATTAAATCAAACTCCTCCAATACTAATACACAACTTTTGCGCATGGGCTTTTTTACAGCTTTAGCTATTGGCATACATAATTTCCCTGAGGGACTTGCAACGTTTATTTCCGCTCTTCAAGAACCTTCTATTGCTATTCCTATAACAGTTGCTATAGCTCTACATAATATTCCTGAAGGAATTGCCGTTTCTGTTCCTGTTTATTATGCTACCGGAGACCGCAAAAAAGCTTTTCTATTCTCTTTCTTATCTGGTCTTTCAGAACCATTAGGAGCTATTATTGGATATCTAGTACTAATGCCTTTTATGAATGACTTAGTTTTTGGCATCATTTTTGCAAGTGTTGCTGGTATTATGGTATTTATATCTCTAGATGAGTTACTACCATCAGCTCAAAAATATGGCCAACATCACTTATCCATCTATGGTTTGGTAAGTGGCATGATGGTAATGGCCATTAGTTTGTTATTATTTATTTAA
- a CDS encoding amino acid permease, with protein MRTDETKKEPSLKRELGLGAATAIVVGNMIGSGIFTSPQTLALVGNPTTTILAWIITGIGSILLALSFANLGALYPSTGGPIVYTNQAFGPFMAFLVAWTFWIGSWIGNAAIITAIIRYLTVFFPSISDNNLLSFIISSAILWIFTVINCLGVKQAGYISIISTILKLGVILVFVLIALWGFNTKYLSTYSSPDVQGLGSLPAAIAVTLWSFIGLESASISGGEIKNPEVNIKRSTFLGTLFVAIIYLFISVIAMGALPQQELAISSAPLASIINRITGATWGGAFIALGIIISATGALSGWVLTTARLSFAAGEDQLFPHFFAKVHSKYETPYVSLIITGICTNLILILNYVSSLTAAFDFMVNLATLSFIPAYALTACAEILLTIKKDHHMKLSRFLSHSYLSLIAFLYAIYIIYGSGAEAAMWIFLLMFIGIPFYVYQKSITF; from the coding sequence ATGCGTACTGATGAAACAAAAAAAGAACCTTCTTTAAAACGTGAATTAGGACTGGGAGCTGCTACTGCTATTGTAGTAGGAAATATGATAGGGTCTGGTATTTTCACTTCACCTCAAACACTAGCGCTTGTAGGTAATCCAACGACAACCATTTTGGCGTGGATTATTACAGGTATTGGCTCTATTCTTCTTGCGCTATCTTTTGCTAACCTAGGAGCACTTTATCCTAGTACCGGTGGTCCTATTGTTTATACTAACCAAGCCTTTGGCCCTTTTATGGCTTTTTTAGTCGCTTGGACTTTCTGGATTGGTTCTTGGATCGGAAATGCAGCTATTATTACGGCCATTATTCGTTACCTAACCGTATTTTTCCCCTCTATTAGTGATAACAATTTACTTTCTTTTATTATTTCATCAGCTATTTTATGGATCTTTACTGTTATCAATTGCTTAGGTGTTAAACAAGCTGGCTATATTAGTATTATTAGTACTATCTTAAAGCTTGGAGTCATTTTGGTATTTGTTCTTATTGCTTTATGGGGCTTTAATACTAAGTATTTATCAACCTATTCTTCTCCCGATGTGCAAGGCTTGGGGTCTTTACCTGCTGCTATTGCTGTTACTTTATGGTCTTTTATAGGATTAGAAAGTGCTTCTATTTCAGGTGGTGAGATTAAAAACCCTGAGGTTAATATAAAAAGAAGCACCTTTTTGGGTACTTTATTTGTAGCTATTATTTATCTTTTTATTTCTGTTATTGCCATGGGTGCCTTGCCACAGCAAGAACTTGCTATCTCTAGCGCACCACTAGCAAGTATTATTAATCGTATTACTGGAGCAACTTGGGGTGGTGCTTTCATCGCACTAGGTATTATTATCTCGGCTACTGGTGCTCTTTCTGGTTGGGTATTAACCACTGCCAGACTCTCTTTTGCAGCAGGAGAAGACCAGCTTTTCCCTCATTTCTTTGCTAAGGTACACTCTAAATATGAAACGCCATATGTCTCACTTATTATTACAGGCATCTGTACTAACTTAATATTAATCCTTAACTATGTATCTAGCTTAACAGCCGCTTTTGATTTTATGGTTAATTTAGCTACTTTATCTTTTATACCAGCTTATGCGTTAACAGCTTGTGCAGAAATATTACTCACCATCAAAAAAGACCATCATATGAAATTAAGTCGTTTTTTAAGCCACAGCTATTTATCACTAATTGCCTTCCTTTATGCCATTTATATTATTTATGGTTCAGGTGCTGAGGCTGCTATGTGGATATTCCTTTTAATGTTTATAGGTATTCCTTTTTATGTTTATCAAAAATCAATTACATTTTAA
- a CDS encoding methyltransferase family protein, giving the protein MNNTQLLALLLLVVFYGAYYKKTLLQKKKGIKTNQLGIGNKNQRTIRVEKGLRIASMIIVPIEVISILYNQSQEQLFFKNLGLILIGLGVVFFCMAMWHMRDSWRAGIPATDQTELVTTGIYKWSRNPAFLGFDLTYIGVLIAFYNPVLLVVTIWVMVMMHLQIIEEEKFLKLVFKEAYEVYCQRTGRYLWLV; this is encoded by the coding sequence ATGAATAATACGCAGTTACTAGCATTACTATTATTAGTTGTTTTTTATGGTGCATATTATAAAAAAACTTTATTGCAGAAGAAGAAAGGAATTAAAACCAATCAATTAGGAATAGGAAATAAGAATCAAAGGACCATAAGAGTAGAAAAAGGATTACGTATAGCCAGTATGATTATTGTACCTATAGAAGTGATTAGTATTTTATATAATCAATCACAGGAACAACTATTTTTCAAGAATTTAGGTCTTATTTTAATAGGTTTAGGTGTAGTGTTTTTCTGTATGGCAATGTGGCATATGCGTGATAGTTGGCGTGCTGGAATTCCTGCTACAGATCAAACAGAACTTGTAACGACTGGTATTTATAAATGGAGTAGAAATCCAGCTTTCCTAGGTTTTGATTTAACCTACATAGGTGTTTTGATAGCATTTTATAATCCGGTGTTACTAGTAGTTACTATATGGGTAATGGTGATGATGCATCTGCAAATTATAGAAGAAGAAAAATTTCTGAAGTTAGTTTTTAAAGAAGCTTATGAAGTTTATTGCCAAAGAACAGGAAGATACCTCTGGTTAGTTTAA
- a CDS encoding class I SAM-dependent methyltransferase: protein MMIAKYKKASEVHCIDQNEGMLSLAKKKKQKQNLSSMHTYLEDATHTHFSKELFDYVIISLVLYEMNNTLADTLLKEAYTLL, encoded by the coding sequence ATGATGATAGCTAAATACAAAAAGGCATCAGAAGTCCATTGCATTGATCAAAATGAGGGGATGTTAAGTTTAGCTAAAAAGAAAAAGCAAAAACAAAATTTATCATCAATGCATACCTATTTAGAGGATGCCACACATACTCATTTTTCAAAGGAACTATTCGATTATGTTATCATATCACTTGTTTTGTATGAAATGAATAATACTTTAGCTGATACATTATTAAAGGAAGCATATACCCTATTATAG
- a CDS encoding helix-turn-helix domain-containing protein, translating into MDCEKVGELIRSLRIECGLTQKQLADAMNISDKTVSKWERGLGCPDISLLPELSILLKVNIEKILSGDLNPNELLGGNMRMTQFYVCSECGNIMTSTGNAELSCCGRKLEALVPEKANETHVLQLETIEDEWYIETSHEMTKAHYISFIAFVTGEKMYLVKQYPEWGIHLRLPKMGHGKLYHYCNQHGLFYQII; encoded by the coding sequence ATGGATTGTGAAAAGGTAGGTGAATTAATTCGTTCACTGCGCATTGAGTGTGGGTTAACACAAAAACAATTAGCAGATGCGATGAACATTAGTGATAAGACAGTGAGTAAGTGGGAAAGAGGGTTAGGTTGCCCAGATATTTCTTTACTGCCGGAGCTCTCAATTCTTTTAAAAGTTAACATTGAAAAAATTTTATCGGGAGATTTAAATCCCAATGAATTATTAGGAGGTAATATGAGAATGACACAGTTTTATGTTTGCTCTGAGTGTGGAAACATCATGACAAGCACAGGAAATGCAGAACTTTCTTGTTGTGGTAGAAAATTAGAAGCATTAGTCCCTGAAAAAGCTAATGAAACACATGTTTTGCAACTTGAGACAATTGAAGATGAGTGGTATATCGAAACATCTCATGAAATGACAAAAGCACATTATATCTCTTTTATTGCATTTGTTACAGGAGAAAAAATGTATCTGGTGAAGCAATATCCTGAATGGGGTATTCATTTACGACTACCTAAAATGGGGCATGGCAAGTTATATCATTATTGTAACCAACATGGCTTGTTTTATCAAATCATATAG
- a CDS encoding ferritin translates to MLKPEISTLINDQINKELFSTYLYLHIANYYTYENLLGFANWFNVQVQEELAHVRFFIQYLQDNGEPVSLKAVEADNTVFQNFIDPLHLALKHEQSVTASIENIYAVALEKKDFRTTQFLDWFIKEQAEEEKNTEDLVKRFQLFATDGKGLYLLDTELAARTFIQPSLTN, encoded by the coding sequence ATGCTTAAACCTGAAATTTCAACTTTAATTAATGATCAAATTAATAAGGAATTATTTTCTACTTACTTATATCTACATATCGCTAACTATTATACCTATGAAAATTTATTAGGCTTTGCTAATTGGTTTAATGTCCAAGTCCAAGAAGAATTAGCACATGTTAGATTTTTTATTCAATATCTACAAGATAATGGTGAACCTGTTTCTTTAAAGGCAGTAGAAGCAGATAATACTGTATTTCAAAATTTTATAGACCCCTTGCACCTCGCTTTAAAACATGAACAATCAGTTACTGCATCTATTGAAAACATTTATGCTGTTGCTTTAGAGAAAAAAGATTTTAGAACTACCCAATTTTTAGATTGGTTTATTAAAGAACAAGCTGAAGAAGAAAAAAACACAGAAGATTTAGTAAAAAGATTTCAACTATTTGCTACAGATGGCAAGGGATTATACTTACTAGATACAGAGTTGGCTGCAAGAACTTTTATCCAACCCTCTTTGACTAACTAA
- a CDS encoding glycerol-3-phosphate acyltransferase, translated as MIVELWMVIIGVLSGAVMYSYYIPKWILKKDIRKNTTDENPGGYNAYSAHKGIGLVCILLDMLKGFIPVYLLVKIKGIETPWITLMVLAPILGHAFTPFLKGKGGKALSTAAGSMLGLTPASSLGILLVTMAIFFSFVLIIDPFASRVVGVMLVFNIVTMLFRLANLWLTIASWGITGILWYKQLQVRDPRRAVVYWWFSKNANNHYRELS; from the coding sequence ATGATAGTTGAATTATGGATGGTTATCATAGGGGTTTTATCAGGAGCAGTAATGTATTCTTATTACATACCTAAATGGATTTTAAAAAAAGATATTAGAAAAAATACAACAGATGAGAATCCAGGTGGTTATAATGCTTATAGCGCTCATAAGGGAATAGGGCTTGTATGTATTTTATTAGATATGTTAAAAGGATTTATTCCAGTATATCTTTTGGTTAAAATAAAAGGAATCGAAACACCTTGGATTACACTCATGGTATTGGCTCCTATTTTAGGTCATGCATTTACACCATTTTTAAAAGGAAAGGGAGGGAAAGCTCTTTCAACAGCAGCAGGAAGTATGTTAGGATTAACACCTGCAAGTAGCTTGGGAATTTTATTAGTAACAATGGCTATATTTTTCTCGTTTGTACTCATTATTGATCCCTTTGCTTCTAGAGTAGTGGGAGTTATGTTGGTATTTAACATAGTGACAATGCTTTTCAGATTGGCAAATTTATGGCTAACCATAGCATCATGGGGAATAACGGGTATACTATGGTATAAACAACTTCAAGTAAGGGACCCGAGACGTGCTGTCGTTTATTGGTGGTTCTCTAAAAATGCAAATAATCATTATAGAGAGCTTTCTTAA
- a CDS encoding tRNA dihydrouridine synthase translates to MKFYCAPMEGLTGYIYRNAHATFFNHVDKYFTPFIATTQHGKFTTRELHDILPEHNQGLVVIPQILSNNAEDFMTTVTQLKAFGYEEVNLNLGCPSGTVVSKNKGSGFLAEKEALDQFLEEIFSKAITKISIKTRIGKERPEEFEELIHIFNKYPLEELIIHPRVQKDYYRNTPNWESFSTGVQLSNNSVGYNGDIFTAQRYELFAKQFPSVDTIMLGRGLVANPGLISDIKDNITLDKQLLKAFHDKIYEDYQEVLSGERNVLFKMKENWFYMIHMFSNADRYAKKIKKSQRLRDYEEAVTELFKEQEIVEGAGVFSNSTVRR, encoded by the coding sequence ATGAAATTTTATTGTGCACCTATGGAAGGTCTGACTGGTTATATTTATAGGAATGCTCATGCCACCTTTTTTAATCATGTAGATAAATATTTTACACCTTTTATTGCGACTACACAGCATGGGAAGTTTACCACAAGGGAATTACATGATATTTTGCCGGAGCATAATCAGGGTTTAGTAGTCATACCTCAGATTTTGAGCAACAATGCTGAAGATTTTATGACAACTGTTACGCAGTTAAAGGCATTTGGTTATGAGGAAGTTAATCTTAATCTAGGATGTCCCTCAGGAACTGTTGTTTCGAAAAATAAAGGCTCAGGTTTTTTGGCTGAAAAAGAGGCATTGGATCAATTCTTAGAAGAGATTTTCTCCAAGGCTATTACTAAAATTTCAATCAAGACAAGAATAGGAAAAGAAAGACCAGAAGAATTTGAAGAGCTTATTCATATCTTTAATAAATATCCTTTGGAAGAACTAATTATCCATCCAAGAGTGCAAAAGGATTATTATAGAAATACACCTAATTGGGAGAGTTTTAGTACTGGAGTTCAGTTGAGTAACAATTCAGTTGGCTATAATGGTGATATTTTTACAGCTCAACGTTATGAATTATTTGCTAAGCAATTTCCAAGTGTGGATACCATCATGCTTGGGAGAGGTCTTGTTGCTAATCCTGGTCTTATCAGTGATATTAAGGATAATATCACCCTTGATAAACAGTTATTAAAGGCTTTTCATGATAAAATTTATGAAGATTACCAAGAAGTTCTTTCTGGGGAACGGAATGTACTGTTTAAAATGAAAGAAAATTGGTTTTACATGATTCATATGTTTTCTAATGCTGATAGGTATGCTAAGAAAATTAAAAAGTCACAAAGACTAAGAGATTATGAAGAAGCAGTTACAGAATTATTTAAAGAGCAGGAAATCGTTGAAGGAGCAGGAGTATTTTCAAACTCTACGGTTCGTAGATAG